The genomic interval CTGTCGGTCTTGTAGAAGCCGCTCCCCTTGAAGGTGATGCCGATGGCCCCGAACACCTTGCGGAGCTCGCCGCCGCACTGCGGGCACTTCTCGAGCGGGTCGTCCTTGAACGACTGGACCACCTCCAGGTGCTCCCCGCACTTCTTGCATGCGTACTCGTAGGTGGGCATTTCGGACCTCTCGGGGACGCCGTTAGCACTCTCAGGGTTCGAGTGCCAAGTGTATAACGTGACCGCCCGTGGACGGAAGACCCGGTGGCGGGGGCGCCCGCGGCCCGGTCCGCAAGGCGGTGATCACGGCCGCGGGCATGGGCACCCGGTTCCTCCCGGCCAGCAAGGCCCAGCCCAAGGAGATGTTCCCCCTGGTGGACGTCCCGGCCATCCAGTACGTGGTCGAGGAGGCGGTGGCGGCGGGGGCCCGGGACCTCCTGATCATCACCAGCCGGGGCAAGCGCACCCTCGAGGACCACTTCGACCGGTCCGTCGAGCTGGAGCACCACCTCGAGTCCCAGGGCAAGCACGACCTGCTGGCCCAGGTGCGGGCCATCGGGGAGATGGCCGACATGCACTACGTGCGCCAGAAGGAGGCTCGGGGGCTGGGCCACGCCGTGTACCACGCCCGGGGGCACGTGGGCGACGAGCCCTTCGCCCTTCTTCTCGGTGACGACATCATGCGGCCCGACAGCCCGCTGCTGCGCGACATGCTGGCGGCCCACTCCGCCCGGGGGGCCAGCGTGCTGGCCCTCAAGGAGGTCCCCAAGGAGGAGGCGGCCCTGTACGGGTGCGCCGAGGTCGACGCCGTCGACGGGGCGCTGGTCCAGGTGCGGGGCGTCGTCGAGAAGCCGGATCCCTCGGTGGCCCCCTCCAACCTGGCGGTGATCGGGCGCTACGTGCTGACCCCGGGGATCTTCGAGTGCCTGGAGCGGACCGAGCCGGGCCGGGGGGGAGAGATCCAGCTCACCGACGCCATCGGCCTGCTGATCAAGGAGGAGCCGGTCTACGGCGTCGTGTTCTCCAAGGGGCGCTACGACGCCGGGGACAAGCTGGGCTTCCTCAAGGCCAACATCGAGCTGGCCCTGGAGCGGCCCGACCTCGGTCCCCCGCTGCGGGCGTTCCTGCGGGAGTTGGTCGGCGGGGCGGACTAGCCGGTGGCCCTGGTCCCCGTAGAGGAGGCCCGCCGGCACGTCCTCGACGCCTGCGGGGTCCTCCCGGCGGAGGCGGTGGCCCTCGAGGCGGCCCTGGGCCGGGTGACGGCGGCGGAGGTCGTGTCACCAGAGGCCGTGCCGCCGTTCGCCAACACCGCCATGGACGGCTACGCCGTGCGGGCCGCCGACACGAGCGGCGCCAGCGACGAGCTGCCCGTGACCCTGCGGGTGGCC from Acidimicrobiales bacterium carries:
- a CDS encoding FmdB family zinc ribbon protein codes for the protein MPTYEYACKKCGEHLEVVQSFKDDPLEKCPQCGGELRKVFGAIGITFKGSGFYKTD
- the galU gene encoding UTP--glucose-1-phosphate uridylyltransferase GalU, whose amino-acid sequence is MDGRPGGGGARGPVRKAVITAAGMGTRFLPASKAQPKEMFPLVDVPAIQYVVEEAVAAGARDLLIITSRGKRTLEDHFDRSVELEHHLESQGKHDLLAQVRAIGEMADMHYVRQKEARGLGHAVYHARGHVGDEPFALLLGDDIMRPDSPLLRDMLAAHSARGASVLALKEVPKEEAALYGCAEVDAVDGALVQVRGVVEKPDPSVAPSNLAVIGRYVLTPGIFECLERTEPGRGGEIQLTDAIGLLIKEEPVYGVVFSKGRYDAGDKLGFLKANIELALERPDLGPPLRAFLRELVGGAD